The DNA window AAACAAGCATAATGGTGCTGgttatgaaaaaaaaaaagacccTTTAATTATGGACAAGTATGACAATATGTCAGGGGcaaaataacaacaacaacaacaacaacaacaacaataacaaaaaccAGATGGATAATCATTGgataaatttatttgtGTAAAAAAGAGTGTAATTATTTTGCTTTACATTTCTCGTTAGACGATCAGTCTGTAGTGTGTACATCCCAAAAACCTGAAACATCTAAACCAACACAAATCCATTACATTAAATGATCAACGTCAAAATTTGTACTTGATTATGGTATGTGTGAGTTTTTGTAGCCACTTAGGTACTCACTGTGCCTGGATCGGAAGTAGCATTAGCAACAGGTTGGACTACTAGTTGTAATACTCACAATAATATCCTATATTTTGAGAAAAACTCATGGTCGTCCCTTATTCATTcgggaagaagaaatttttcaacaataaaaaattgttgttgtgtagaaacaatatatttttctttaatttatcCTTCTATTGAGAAGGCAAAGCATACAAATAACTAAAATAGGAGGAGGGGAGGCTGAGATAGTTTCTTATTATCCGTTGCCCTTCGTAATCCACTATTTACTAACggttgttattattagacGAAAACTAACAATAACATTTATTGTCAAGCAACAATAACTAATTTAGTTTACTAtccaatcaaatcaaatcccTCCCCTCTTCTTTCTCTCCCTTTCTCCTTTCACATTATGCACATGATTTAATAAACACAACATCTTTTCAAATACAATAGTAATAGTTTCGTAAAGGTTTACTGATCTGCTATCATGTGTTGTAATTTGTTCCTTTTTGGTTACACTAATTTGACACTTGTAATATAGATTGTTGCGGCTACAAAAAGCAAAGACTATTAAGTTGAGCTATCCCTAAATTCATCACTTCATGCCCAATTAACTATTGATGATATCCAGGGAGAAAGGTAGAAATAAACAAACCTAACTAAAGATTGTGACCACGTGACTGCAAAATTAACAAACCATGCAcgtttattatcattttttacttttcttttcaaatccAATCTAGATCAATTGTTCACAGAATAAGGTAGTGGAGACTAATTTTAAGATACACTTCTTTTTGTTGGgtcttttatttttcgtAAATTTAACCAAATACGAATATAAAACACATCAAATATTTGACAAACAATAGGGGGGTTTGTTATTTATCTCACACATATAAGGTCCACCCCCCtcgttttattttttcaacaaataataatgacgTTGTTACGTCTATCTattcccccccccccacatatcatcaatagtagcagtttgaaaaataatactacGATTCTAATTTGTAATGATAATGCCAAGAACAAAGAGAGATTATTACTTACCACAACATTAATTATAGTTTAAACATTGATGTCACTTCTCTTTTTGTCATCTCCTCCACCTCCGCCTCCTGGTGGTGCTCCTGCTAATATAGTTTATTTCCATTCCCCTTTTTAATGTCTACCTTTTACGAGTTTAGTGAGTGAGGTAGTGTACACCTATCATCATTCTGTTTCTCCACAAAAACTATTTAAACataatgaattgatcaatgttcttttttttaaatattgaatttgtttaaaatgatgattctattattatttatatgtATCGATAATTACCAGGGTATATAAAACGATAAATGATTGATTATACAATTGATATTCCTTATTTCATTAGTCATTATGAAAATGAtcagaacaacaacaacaacaacaataacagcaacaaccggggtttaatttcaaaaaagaaaatgccATTTTTTGCTCCTATCCCAAGACCAAAACCTGGTTCACCAACACCAGAATTTCCAAGTCCAATTCCAGAACCAGTAAAACCAGGACATCCAAAGAGACCAAATAGTGCCCGAGTTGATAATACACCAAACTAGAGAATAGGAAGTCATAATTCTATGGTGATTTGAATGAGGCAAGAGTAATGATTTAGTGATATAAAAGTGCATGTTTGGAGTTTTTACAATGCCTACTCTTTAATATTAAGTTTTGCGATTTGAAATAAGGAAAcataaatattatatttgttaatttaggatttaatttatagaaagaaagatttgATGGTCAAGATCTTTGTTAATAGCAAAGACTTTATAactaaaagaaagaaaaaaatttcctCAAATTTGGGTGCGAAAAAGAgacaaatacaaataaaatagaTCCGATTACTACTATAACAGATTTGATTCTAAAATAAATAGTAATAACTATAATTCCAAAGTCAAAACATTCCTGAACATATAAAAATGATACGGGTTTTCTTATTGTCTctaaaaacaacaaattacCTGCCTCTAATGGGTTCATTATAGTGtgaataattaataaatactGACAAGGTGAACAACAAAGTCTTTCCCTGTTAACCATCTCCTTTCTAAATGCTGGACAAACAGTACTCTCTACTAATGTATGCCTTGCATGTATCTATTGCATCTGTTGATCATTGCATGATTCTTGgcttgtggtggtggtggtattgATTTCGCGTTTTTGTGTGTGATAATTGCGCAAAAGGTTAAGAAACATTGCCACGCCAAAATCAACTGTATTAGGCGAACGAGAGAGcgagaaagaaaagatttGACACGCACAAACACGCCCACAAGCCCACATTCCCACACTtctaaaaatatttttagtGTGGCGATACGTGCATGCGAACTCTGTCAAGCGAGAACGCGACGTTTGTGGAACGAGATCAAGATGGTGGTGCCAGCAGTAGTATCTTGTGGAACAAAAGAAGGGGAGGGAGAGAAGGAGGAGGAACGAGGcaataagaaaaagatcTCTAATGAATCTAGAATCTTTAAGCAATTAGAACATATACATTGGCACATGCTTGATTGGTGATGGTGTACATATGTAAAGTAAAAGTTTATGCCCGCCTTTAAAACTACTACTTGAAACTAATTTTCAATACACAATCTAAAATAGAAAGAAATCAACATATTAGAAAACACACaaactgaagaagaaagaagtgggtaaaaaacaacaacttctACTTCCATTCGTTCTTTTCTAAACCATATTTGATActtttcattcattcattttgtatttgaaaaaccaaaattcaacattatctttaatttgaataatatcaaatcaagTTCATCTCTTCCTCCTTCGCcctttattttgtttttctttgtttccCTTCAAATCGTACCCataaaggaaaaaaaaaaaaaaaagaagagagggtgtgtgtgtgtgtgtgtgtgtgtaatAAGTGTAAAAATTTtccacaaaaaaaattcattcaaCTTAACCTTTATTTTTCCTCTATTCATTCCAAATCAACAGATATATCTTCTTGAAAACAACTtagtttgttgttattatacCCTGGATCACATTATAAACAggaatcaaaatcaattaacaaTAGGGAAAACCTTTGAATATTGAACGAAACCTCATTTGAAGAAACCACTCCTTCTCCCCCTCCCATTGTTGGCACATATATACAAATAccattcaaaaaaaaaaaaaaaaaaaacaaatgtTGAATCTAATATCACGTTGgtatattttcaatttattcataACATCCATTCTAgcatttgattttggattGGGACCCACATATTATAAACATGGAGATaaagttgatttattagtcaataaaatagaatCTGATACTACTCAATTACCATTTGCTTATCAGAGTTTACCATTTGTTTGTCCACCAATTAATGGTGCTAAACCGGTTCATTTATCATTAGGAGAATTACTTAAAGGTGATAGAATTTGGCAAAGTGGATATCAATTACAATTTGGAATTGATGTTCCTTGTAATCGATTATGTGATATGGTACtttcaaccaattcaattaaacGTGCATCTGATCTAATTAAAGAAGGTTATGTTGCTCATTGGACAGTTGATGGATTACCTGGTGCCACAActtttgaatcaaataatcatcgaaataaatattatgCAGCAGGATTCCCCTTGGGATTTGTTAATCATGATGATGGAATGAGTTATATCTATAATCATGTTATGTTAGTGATTAGATATCATCGacagaaagaaaataacaatagatATACTATTGTTGGGTTTGAAGTTTATCCGAAAAGTGTAATTGATGAGCAATGTCCTGGATCCCtgaaaaattatgaaaatttCCCTTTATATTATTctgttgatgataaaaatcaattgattgaaagtAAAACGAAAATTGCTTATACTTATTCGGTTTATTGGCGAGAAGATAATTCTATTGATTATGATTCTCGTTGGGAATTATattatgaaaatgaaactaATGGTACTCATGTTCATATTCATTGGATATCATTTATAAATTCCattattcttatttttttagcATCTTTGATTGTTATGATTGTTTTAATcaaagttttgaaaaaagatattGCCAATGGTGGAAGTGGGAAAAGTGATAACACCAATAGTGGTACTGTATTACCTTTGACAAATGATATTCCTATGGATATAGATGGTGGTGACTCATCATCAGCGATTAAAAACATTGGATCTGGTTGGaagaatttaattaatgaagtCAATCAAATTCCTCATTATCCAATATTTTTAACCACATTAGTATCAGCAGGTATTCAAATGGTGATTGCTGCCATGGGAGTAATTAGtatattaatgataaattcaattggaattaaaaataatttctttaatagtCATCAAGGAGCATTTTTCAGCctttcaatattttgtaTTAGTGTACTGGGATCAATATCGTCATATTTTGGAATATTATTACATAAATATTTGCATtatgataatttaaatcaaccttataatcaattgacaataattaaattatccCTTTTATTTAGTGCTGCATTACCAGCATTTTTATTCctaattatatttatacttaatttttttgtatgggCTAAAGAATCTTCAGCAGCTTTACCATTTGGAACCATTGTggtatttttattaatatttatattgatcCAATGTCCATTAGGTATAATTGGTGGTTATTATGCTAATTATTATCACAAATTTGATAGATTTCTTTTAACATCGAAAACTCCTCCTCCACAAAGTCCCTTATATGAAAAATCACTATTAAATCATGGGGAATACAATTCCAGTGCCACTAATAGcaaatcttcaatattatcaaaaatattaagTTATAGTAAAACAATATTAGTTTATGGATTAATACCTTTTGGTATAGTTTatgttgaattattatttattttcaattccgTTTGGTTAGAAAAAACtacattttattatatgTATGGGTTTTTATTTGTTACGACATTAAtgttatttattatcattattgaatcTACTATAGTGGCCATTTATATTTCATTAGTGGTTTATAATGATCCTAATTGGATATGGTTATCATTTCAAGTTGGTTCAAGTATTGGTTGGTATATTTATggttattcaatttattattttatta is part of the Candida dubliniensis CD36 chromosome R, complete sequence genome and encodes:
- a CDS encoding endosomal transmembrane protein, putative, giving the protein MLNLISRWYIFNLFITSILAFDFGLGPTYYKHGDKVDLLVNKIESDTTQLPFAYQSLPFVCPPINGAKPVHLSLGELLKGDRIWQSGYQLQFGIDVPCNRLCDMVLSTNSIKRASDLIKEGYVAHWTVDGLPGATTFESNNHRNKYYAAGFPLGFVNHDDGMSYIYNHVMLVIRYHRQKENNNRYTIVGFEVYPKSVIDEQCPGSSKNYENFPLYYSVDDKNQLIESKTKIAYTYSVYWREDNSIDYDSRWELYYENETNGTHVHIHWISFINSIILIFLASLIVMIVLIKVLKKDIANGGSGKSDNTNSGTVLPLTNDIPMDIDGGDSSSAIKNIGSGWKNLINEVNQIPHYPIFLTTLVSAGIQMVIAAMGVISILMINSIGIKNNFFNSHQGAFFSLSIFCISVSGSISSYFGILLHKYLHYDNLNQPYNQLTIIKLSLLFSAALPAFLFLIIFILNFFVWAKESSAALPFGTIVVFLLIFILIQCPLGIIGGYYANYYHKFDRFLLTSKTPPPQSPLYEKSLLNHGEYNSSATNSKSSILSKILSYSKTILVYGLIPFGIVYVELLFIFNSVWLEKTTFYYMYGFLFVTTLMLFIIIIESTIVAIYISLVVYNDPNWIWLSFQVGSSIGWYIYGYSIYYFIKILNVDDFVSGLLYFVYMALASLMIGIASGSVSVLTGLIFIRKIYGAIKVD